The Bradysia coprophila strain Holo2 chromosome IV, BU_Bcop_v1, whole genome shotgun sequence genome includes a region encoding these proteins:
- the LOC119066452 gene encoding mitochondrial ribonuclease P protein 1 homolog, with product MVNKHCFCGIYSLHPQSSILNRATYVLPRKFDSFRLSSSSVEQENEGNSLVDEDRQIETVKTEIASIRQRGGRAPDINLIQKHHWNDLLSLKTTASRRSYYWYLFSREQTIKNGKLKRQKQKNEREQQVRLNPPQDGQDKLYSEGQPTFLLPVGRRTINKMRNYRLWRAAQLGEKLIFDCSYDEYMTRHEAKSAANQLAWSFTDNRSDTEPFDLHFCNVNFSSVTIQQLERNIPTMQNEKFPMHLHETSYVDLFPKEQLVYLTPHCDNDLTEYDPDMIYIIGAMVDKGGQGPLSLEKAKALDLKMARLPLDQYLNWEKGTSKYLTLDQMVRIMLDLKRTGKWEVALRHAPKRKVSSAKN from the exons ATGGTAAACAAACATTG TTTTTGCGGTATCTACTCCTTACATCCTCAATCGTCCATATTGAATAGAGCGACATATGTATTACCAAGAAAGTTTGATTCATTTAGACTAAGTTCATCGTCGGTTGAGCAAGAAAATGAAGGCAATTCGCTCGTCGACGAAGATcgacagatcgaaacagttaAAACGGAAATTGCCTCAATACGCCAAAGGGGCGGTAGAGCACCCGACAtcaatttgattcaaaaacATCACTGGAACGATCTACTTTCGTTGAAAACTACTGCGTCTAGACGAAGTTACTATTGGTACTTATTCTCCAGGGAACAGACTATAAAGAACGGCAAG CTGAAACGACAAAAGCAGAAAAATGAACGTGAACAACAAGTGAGGCTAAATCCACCACAAGACGGACAAGACAAACTTTATTCAGAGGGGCAACCGACTTTTTTGTTACCAGTTGGACGAAGAACAATAAACAAGATGCGCAACTATAG ACTGTGGCGTGCCGCGCAACTTGGTGAAAAGCTAATTTTTGATTGTTCCTACGACGAATACATGACCCGTCATGAAGCCAAAAGTGCTGCAAATCAGCTTGCCTGGTCGTTTACCGATAATAGAAGTGACACCGAACCATTTGATCTGCACTTTTGTAACGTTAATTTCAGCAGCGTAACCATACAGCAACTGGAACGGAACATTCCAACAatgcaaaacgaaaaattcccGATGCATTTACACGAGACCAGCTATGTGGATTTGTTTCCCAAGGAGCAATTAGTGTACCTAACACCACACTGTGATAATGATCTTACCGAATACGATCCGGACATGATTTACATAATCGGCGCGATGGTGGATAAGGGTGGTCAGGGACCGTTGTCTTTAGAGAAGGCCAAGGCATTAGATTTGAAAATGGCTCGATTGCCGTTGGATCAGTACTTGAACTGGGAAAAGGGTACCAGTAAATATTTGACATTGGACCAAATGGTCAGAATTATGTTGGACTTGAAGAGAACGGGAAAATGGGAAGTCGCATTGCGGCATGCACCGAAGAGGAAAGTGTCTTCTGCAAAGAACTAG